The nucleotide sequence ACACTCATGCGCCCGTGGAAGCCTAGCTCAGGGAACTTTTTTGAGGGATAAACGTTGTATATGGAGGGGCTTTTAAAAGCGAGGTGAGCGATGGGAGTCTATAAAAAGGACGGGAACTGGTTCATCGATTACAGGGCCTACGGCCGGCGCATCCGTGAAAAGATCGGAGAGAGCCGAAAACTGGCCGATTCAGTGCTGGCCAAGCGCAAGACCGAGATCGCCGAGAAACGATTCCTCGATGTGCGCAAGGTGAGCCGGGAGACGTTCCGCGAATTCTCGGCGCGGTACCTGGAATGGATTCAGGGCCGCATCAGGACCGTCGATGACGACCAGCAGCGCGTCCGCCGGCTGTTGCTGACATTCGGAAACCTGCAGCTCGCCGAGATCGACATCGCCCAAGCCGAGAAATACATGGCCAAGCGTCTGCAGGACCCGATCTCTCACCCTTTTTGGGGCAGAACGGGGGCGGCGCTGGCGCGGCGAACCCCTGAGGAGCGAGCGGCCAAACTGAAAGCCTGGGCGGCAAGAAATACCAGGACCGTCTCGAAGTCCACGGTGAATCGTGAAATCGCCTGCTTGAGGAAGATACTCAATAAGGCCGTGGATTGGAAAGTCATCCCGGCCAACCCGCTGCGCGGCATCAAGCTGTTCGATGAGCGCGAGTTCATTCGGAAGCGTTACCTCAAGCCCGATGAAGTCCGGCTGTTGCTGGAATCCTGCACCCCGGCGCTGCGAAACGTCGTCACCTTCGCCCTTTATACGGGACGAAGGCAAGGGGAAATTCTCGGCATGCGCTGGCAGGACGTGGATTTGCAAAACGGCTACGTCTACTACCCGCGCACGAAGAAGAAGGAGCCCGACCAGGTCTCCATCCCGCCGCGAGCCCTGAAACTCCTGGAGACCCTGTCCGCCGGCCCGCATGGGGAATTCGTCTTCAACCAGGATCGGAGCCAGACGCAACCGCTGAGGTTCGTTCAGCATCAGTTCACGCAGGCC is from Elusimicrobiota bacterium and encodes:
- a CDS encoding tyrosine-type recombinase/integrase; its protein translation is MGVYKKDGNWFIDYRAYGRRIREKIGESRKLADSVLAKRKTEIAEKRFLDVRKVSRETFREFSARYLEWIQGRIRTVDDDQQRVRRLLLTFGNLQLAEIDIAQAEKYMAKRLQDPISHPFWGRTGAALARRTPEERAAKLKAWAARNTRTVSKSTVNREIACLRKILNKAVDWKVIPANPLRGIKLFDEREFIRKRYLKPDEVRLLLESCTPALRNVVTFALYTGRRQGEILGMRWQDVDLQNGYVYYPRTKKKEPDQVSIPPRALKLLETLSAGPHGEFVFNQDRSQTQPLRFVQHQFTQACFKGGIKGFRFHDLRHTAVSYMMMNGIDLKTIAELVGHTTAEMVDQRYGHLSPDHKRVATEIFGSAMDRLTGLANEVREGSVRYRAKAKVKF